In the bacterium genome, AGGAACACTCGACCTGGCAGTAATTCCTGCAAACTACTCTGGCAGCCTGTCGAAAGACCCCGTGGAATCCCTGGGATCGTGCTTTTCATCCTGCCGTGAATGAGAGCTAGAGTAATAGGAATAATAAGTGATCAATCGTCTATCTTTATATTATCATCTAAGCCCAATTCACGTAAAGCGATTTTGGTCTCTTCGATCTTTTGCTCTGAGATGCCCTCATCAGGAGCGACCTCTACTTTTAAGGTTAACTTTAGACCTTTGCCCACAGCAAACTTAGAAAGAACTTTGGTGTAAAAGTTCATCCATTTCTGTGGCTGGACATCTCCGGTCCAGGCCAATCTTGCGGCACCAGCTCTTGGCAAAGGCGAAGGTGTAACGGTAGCATTTCCTCCCCTCGGTTGTACCCCGGTGAAATCTGATAAATTGCCGGGCTCAGGCGGGACTGGAGGTCCCGGAGGCCATGCATAATTAGGAGTAGGTGTATCAGGTGAAGAGGATGTTTTTTTCGTGCTTAAGCAGGTTTCTGCAACCTCCTTGGTGATGATGAACATATCATCTGATATCTCCACTTCGTGAGCAGTCAAGCTTTTATTGTAAATAAATGGATTATAATCACCCATCCCTGTCTTACCAACATAAGCCAGCAAACCGTTACTTACCCCCCTGGCGATGGTGTCTTTAATTATCTCAGGCTTAAGAAGCCTTGGGAATTGTGGTGAAGCGTAGAACATATCCCGAACGGACTTCGTGCTCCACTCCGTGAAAGCGGGAGGCCAGTTTGCTATCAATTTAAGGGGGCTATACCCTTCTGTTATCTCATCTTCCTGCCGTAGCCGGTTCAGGATAAAGGTAACTATGGTATCGGCTGCACTGGAATGAACCAACCCGAGGTCTATGGGGCGCATGGTGTTATCTTTGCCCAAAAATAATATGTTCTTATAGGTTCGCCAGACGCATTCCCTGAGGTCTCTTTGCGCTTTCTGGTGGCTTTCAAACAATTGGCGTCTTTGCCCCTCATCAAGACGATGGGACTCTTCCTCATCCCGAATGTCCTCCCAGGCAAGAGCTTTTCTCGCCTCATCGCGGATGGTACTGGCTCCGTCCGGAATACACCAAATCAAGGCGCTTTTATAGGTTCTGGCTGAAGTACCATACTCTCTGGTCATGGTATCCACCCAATCGGTAGTCTTCCTTTCATCCTGCATTACCTGGTCAGGGGCAACAATTATTAACGTCAAGGCAGGCCGGTCAGGGATCTGGATGCTTTTTTCTGGGAAAAAGACTTGCTCTACGATATTTGATCCGCAGGTGAATACCTTCTGTATCTCATTGCGTACCCGCTCATCGATCTTCGACGACTGGATGCTGGCCCTCCGGTCAGCCAAGATTTTATTCAGGTTCTTTAAAAAGCTAAAGCGGTACTTATTTCGCTCCACACAGAGAAAATAACAGGTGTTGCTCAAGGCTTCAAGAACAGTCTCCACATTGCCGATATCCAGTCCTGGTTCAGCTACAGCAATACGGATCTCAGGTACAGTGGCTTCAGCCTTCATTTGTCCTCCATTCGATTCGAAAAAAATGGCTGTAGCTGCTTTCTTATGAAGGCAGGCTTTTTTTATGGTATCCACTGCTTCCTTATCAAGACGGACAGCATGAGAATCCTGCTTGCCGCAAATGTCTGTGGTGACAGCAGTTTCAAACTGCTTGAGGTCACCACCCAATTGCTCGAGTAGGGCTGGACGAAACAGCATTGAATCATCGAGCGGGGCTGAACCAAGGCCAATGAGGGAATCCCCATATGTTCTCTTATACCCTTCCTGGTAAGCCCTGGAAACCCATATGGCTAAAAGCCTCAAGATTCCCCGTGTCTGTTGAAAACGGGGTAATGCCTGCCACTTCCGCTCAAAGACTGAGAGCAATACCGGGTGGAACGGGTAGGTAGCTTCGAATGCTTCCCTGGCATGGTCAACAGGAAACCAGCTTGGAATCTGCAATCGATGGTCAACAATCCACTCTGCATATTCGCTGCAGGTTTGCTTCGCATCCCTGCTGAGTAAAACTTTCCCATCGCTGCCTACCGCTTGTAGTTCCCACTCAAATAACCGGCGACGAATAATCTCCGATGTTTCGCTCTCCGCAGACATAATTACCGCCTTGCCAAGACGGTCCAGCATCTTCTTGATACGCTCATAATCCAGCTTGTCTTCAACGGTCATCTCCAATTCTTCAGATGCAGGTACAGACACTACCAGGACAATAGTTTTTTCACCACGAGCAGTCTCTGACAAATTATGAAGAAAATCATAAAACTGTACTGACAGGCCGCTTTTGCGATTCCGGCTGACATAGTTCATCAACTCGTCCATAAGGATTAAGCAGGGCCGATCCTGGGGAAGTATTCTGCGGATTACATCTCCTGCCGGAGCAATCATCTGTTTTTCGTGCTCAGCCACAAGAGCAAAGGCTTCCTCGCCACCAAGCTGATAGGCAATTTCACCCCAGGGAGTTTTCCGAATTGGTCTTCCGTCATGGCCGCCGCGGCCGGTTAAGGAATCGAATTCCGTACCGACAAATACGGCCGTAGCTGCCCTGGGCACACTGTTTATCCCTGCCTTGGACAGTATTTTATTCACCCCGGGCCAGCTATTGGCATCTGGTCCGCTCTGGGCCAGATGATAGAGCAAAGTCAATGCGTGGGTTTTCCCGCCTCCAAATTGGGTAGCCATATTAAAAACAGCCGAGGCTTCAGTTCTCTCACCGGATAATCGTCGAAGAGCTTCAGAAGCAAGGGCTGTTAAATTTTGGGTCAGATAGGTACGTTCAAAAAACTGTCTGGGATTTTGATATACACCCGGCGCTCTTCCATCCCGAACCTGGTCGAGATGAACGGCAAACTCAGCAGCATCGAGAGGCTTGCCTTCACATAAATCTTCGCGCGGTGTAACAACCTTATACCAGGGTCTCAGGTTCATATTTCATTCTCCGTTAAAATCCTAGCCCTTTTTTGCGAGCCAAGACACCGTCTACCCACCGCTTTTCATCACAATGAGCCGGGTAAAGAGCTGACAGTGCCTGGGCCAATCGCCAGAAGCGTTGATCGCGGCCTACACCCTTTTCCACTAAAAACCGTTTAAGGGCTTCACCCCGCCCTGCGGCAAAAAGGATCATGCTTTGATGAATGCGGTCGAGGATGGTGATGCCGAGTTTTGGTACATTCTTTTCCCCCCAGCCTCCACTTTCCTCTTCAACCTCATCAAGGGTGACAAAAAGAGCAAGTTGTCTCGTTTTTTTCTTCTGCTTTTTTGCCTGGGGAGCCTTATCTTCATCCTTGCCAAAAAGATGCCTTGTCCGTTCCGATACCGGCATGAGTCGAGCCTTATCCCCTTTTACTTCCACTATGCTTGTCAAATGCTCCAGGTGGGCTCCAAGACCCTGGGCGATTTTTCGAGCCGCGTCATACTCAAGGACAAAGCCGCTTACTTTAATTCCAGTGGCAGGTGATTCTTCATCCTCGGTGTCGTCTTCTTGTCTTTCATTAGGGACAGATTTAGCCTTACCATTGCCATTTCCGTTTCCGTTCCCGTTTACACCGGTCGAGAGGGTCCACAGCCACATGGCCGTGAGCCGGGCATCTTCTTCAAATCCGGTGGCATCTGCTCCCTTAAAGATCATATTCAAGGCTTCCCTGGAAACAGTAGCCCAGACGTGTTCGAGATATTCTCTGAGTGTCACTTGTTCACCGCTGGCCTTCTCTACCCTTGAATATCGAGAGAAGATTTCCAGGGCTGGACCAAGACAAGCGAAAATGGCGTCGGCACCGACGACACCTTCGGCGGATAGACGGGGCATCCATTCATGGATGCGGGTGGGAAGTTCTGCGAGGATGTCACGCCAATCGCCGATGTCGGCGGGGTGGAGGAGATCGTTGAGTTTTTGGCGGGGACGGCAGACGAGATGAACTGAAGACATCAAACGAGACTGCCCGATACCAGCAACTTTTGTGGCCATTTCAGTATCGATTGGCCACGAGCCTGTAATTATCCAGCCAGCATCCATCATTGCCTGTAGTTGAGCCTCCCATCCAGATGTAGACTTATGAGCGAAGACAACTACGCCAATGCCGCCTGGGGATAGTATTCGCTGCCCTTCCGACATTGCCTGTGTCATCTTTTTAAGGTAGAAATTTACATCCTTGATACCAACACTCTCGACAGGTGTTGGCTCAACAATTATCTCTTCGGCTTTTGGAGTTAGTGGGGATTCCCACTGTTTTCCATTTAAGGTTCTTCTTAACCAAACATAAAAGAAGTCACTTAAATCTGCATAGCTGATCATGTCGTAGTAGGGTGGATCTGTAAAAAAACATTGAGCTGCACTATCGGGTAAAGGGTGCGCGGTTGCAGAAGAGCATTCAATTTGGCCAACCGACCAGTTACAGCCAATATTGGAAAGTGTCTTTACCAATGTATCAAAAAAAACTTTGAATGAACCACTCGAAATGCTTAAAGGCACTCCTTCTGCAAAGTCCCATACCATTGGGATTGCTTGTCTTCCAAAAAGATGTCGAGGACATTGCGCAATAGGTTCCCATGCATTTAAAGAATTTCCCAAGTCAGCCTGTTTATCCAATACTAAAGCTAATAATGACTGTATTGCTGAAGCTAATCCTTTTTCATGGTTGGTTGCTACCTTTTCCCCTGCTTTATGTACTAGCCGCGAAAAGGTTGATAGCATAAGTGCTTGACGGGGCGTAAAAACATCTCCCCATGTTTCCATCCCATAGAGTGGAACCCGGTTAACAGAATGAGGTAATGGATTAACCGGCTCATTGGGCAAAAGTGATAATTGGCCTACATGCGCTTTATCACGCTGTTTTAGTTCTTGAGCTGCATTCTTAAGAATTTTTATATCATAATCATTAGGTAGACGGTAAAATCGTCCCTGCTGACCCACTCGAGTTGTTACTATACAAAGTAGCACTGCATCTGCTGTCCCACCCTTTCTCTCTTTCAATTGCCGCCGCACCGAATCCACTTGAGTAGTAAATCCACAGCAAGGACAAGTAGCAGACCCACGACGAACCGTCCCATCTTTTATATCCTGGGCTTTAGCGTTCTGGATTATCTCGAAATCCACACGTTTTTCTCTTTGATTTGGAACCATCCGCAGCGCTACAGACCTGCTCCCCTTCTTAGCCAACCACAGGGACCTTATCAATGGCACCTCCGCTCCACACCCTGGCCCTTCACACCTAATAGTCCTCGCCCAAAGGTAGGCAATAGGCGTAGCGCCATCCGGATCTTTGGGGTAAAACTCGGCCAATTCTTTTTCCGCTTCCTTTTTTATCCACTCACCCCATTTGCGAACTTCATTAGCTAACTGCTGGCCATACTTTGGGATGTATTCCAGCACTACCTTATTGAGAAGCACAGCAACAGGATTTAGATCACTGGCAAAAGCATCCGCTCCTACTCTCAATGCTTCCAGGGGAATAGACCCGCCCCCGGCAAAAGGGTCCACCACAAGAGGCTTTGTTCCCGGCATGCCGCCCAATGCCTCATGAGCGGTTTGGGTTAAGGCCCTGCTGGTTTCCAGATATTCTCCTCTGGTTGAATTGTCCCAGTTGGAAAAATCGGCTATGAAATCAAGCAGTGCATATCGCAGCTCCAAGTTATCGTTAAATTTATCAGGGTTTTTCTGAAAGCCTATAAATCGCTTGAGACTTTCGGGGCTCAATAATGCGCGGTAATTATTGGCCCATTTTCGTATCCACTCCTTTGCTGCTTCCCGGAACGAATCAGGACAAAGAGGGTCTGCCGGATCTGGCCACAGGGCTGCACATATCACCGCACGGCAGGCTGCGAGTGGCCGTCGCGCCCACCAGATATGGAGGGTGGAGATATGCCCATGCCTTATGCTTTTTTCCCTGCGGGCATTTTCAGAAATCCGCTTGATGGGAAGATCCACTTCGATTAATCGCTTGGGGTATCGATTCAAACCGCATGCTCCCTGAGAATTTACTTATTTTTCTAGTTCTTCAATAATTTTTTCTATTTTTTCTTTTAACTCAGGAATCTTGTCCTGTATAGCATCCCATACAATATCCCAGTTCACTCCAAAATAATAATGGATAATTTTATCTCTCATCCCAGCGATTTTTTTCCATTGAATGTCTGTGTATCTTTTTTTGAAATCATGAGAAAGACTTTTTACTGCTTCACCAATAATTTCAAGGCTTCTGGTGCAACCTCTTTTCAGTAATTCATGAGAGATAAAATCTTCATAGGTAAATCCGCTGGTTTCATGTAAGAGAAATTTTGTTTCATCCAGGATATGTTTAAGATACGGTAAGTTCTGCTTCATAACCACTTGATCTCTTTTTCTACGTGTGGTTGAATATAGGGACTCAAACTGCCTTTCGTTATAAGTTCTATCTTTCTACCAAATAAATCTTCAAGATAAAAAGCGAGATCCATAAAATTATCAAAACTGGGAGTTTCAAACTCGATAAGAAAATCTATGTCACTATTTTCTTTTTGTTCTCCTCTGGCATAAGAACCAAATAATCCTATCCTTTTAACTTTATACTTTCTCAAAATATCACTGTGCTCTCTCAGTGCTATGAGTATCCCTTCCTCTGTAAGTTCCTTGCTCTTCATTGTAAACTCCCAAAATGCTCAGTTCTCCCTTTGGGAGGGGAGCATTACCAGTTTGTCAAAATCGAATTTCTCGTTCTCCATCCAGATCACCTCTCGCACCCTGTTGAGATGGCATGATTGACGGTTACGGTGCATTGGTTTCTATACTCTTAACGAATGGGTAATCCTCCCTCGGCAGTCATGTTCAGAAATCCGCTTGATGGGAAGATCTACTTCGATTAACCGCTTGGGAAACTGAGTCAAGTTGCTCTCTCTTCTGGAATTTGCTGGGATTCTTTAATGATTTGATCGACTTTATGAGCTGCTGATCGAGCCTCATCCACACTGATATGCGGTTTCAGTTCATTAATCTTGCGAGCCCTGGTCTCGACATCTCCATCAAACTCATAAGTCACATAGAGTGCTGTAGCCAGACATTCAAGTTCAGTTACTTTCTTACTACCAAGTTTTTCTGCAATGAATTTTACCTGATTATCATATCTTTTCAAGGTCTTGGGAAAGCGATCCTTTAACAGTTCGCTTCCTTCATCCGGGAGGAGACTAGGGCCATAAGGGTAGGGCTGAGGCTGCAACCTAATTAGCGCGTCTGCCCTCATAGCTGTAATTTCATCATTCAGATCAAATGAAAACGGCCCATGTTTGTATAAGGTGAACTCAAAACCTAGCGGAACTCCTAGCATTTGTTGAAGGAAATAGGCTGCCTTTTGGATGTGTGTCTCCCCACACCAACTCCCATGATCCTTAAGGTTTTTGGCCAATGACAGGAGTATAGCAGCACGTTGTAATCTTTTCATGATTCTTCCTCCTCTTTCGGAGCGATTATAGTTTCACGATTTTCTTTTAACCAGTTCTCGGCCTTATCTCTATGTTCCGGAGAAATAAAAACATTCGCTACCGGACACTTTTTTTTCAATTCCTGTAATCAACCGCGAATGCACACGAATAGACGCTAATAAATTCTTTTGATTTGCCTTCATTATCGAGTCCTCTTTGTTCAGTTCGCGTTCATTCGCGTTCATTCGCGGTTGTTACCTCAAAAGTGTCCGGTAGAGAGTAAAAACATAGTCTATAGCGGCAACCGGTACATTCTTTAATGAATTCGATAGAGCCAATGACGAAATGATGCGCTCGTCTTTGGCTTGTATAGGGGTAATTACTCAGGCACAGAGCTTCTGTGCCTGAGTAGTTACTACTATTTTATGTATTCACATTCATGTGAGGGGATACACTTGTAGTCGATAGAGATTGCACTATTCATTCTTGCAGTTTTTCTCACCAAGTATCGCCTTGGCCCCCACATGGTAATGCTCAATCTTTACCAGAGGTTGCCAGCCTAAACGTACCGGGTCCTGAATGGTATGTACCTCTGGCATATCAGCGCAATTAAACACAACATAGAGCCAGTAATCTTCCCTGAGCCTCTGGGCAGTCTTATATTCGTTGGTTGTCATGGCCACATCACCTACTGCAGCCCGTCCCTTTACTTCAATGAATCGAACCTCGGTGGCTGTTTTCGGGTCTTCAGGGTGCAGTTTCCGGGAGATAAGATCAAAGCCCCTATCCTCATTTTCGACACTTTCAACAACCCAGCCACGGGCTTCTTCATGAGCGATAGCCTTTTGTACTGCGATCCTCTCGATTTCCTCATCGCGAACCATAGGAGCAATATCGGGTGTTGAACGCTCCGGATGAGGCAATACCCAGGCTCGTCCCTGGTGCTGAATATCAGAAATGGTGCAATGGCGCTCCTGCTGTAATTCCTCCCTGCGCCGCTCTAAGCGAGCGTTCAATATATCGATACGATCCTCGGTAGTTTTGATATTGGCAGACAGCAGGGGATTAGTCTCGCCGGATTGCTGGCTTTCCAGCAATTCCGCCATCCTTAAATTTTGACGATGGATCAATTCATTCAGGCTGATCTCCATATGGCGGGTTATGGTTTCGATTTCCTTCTCCCTTTGGGCGCTGATTTCATCGAGAAAAGGATGCAGGGCCTTCTCAATAAGAAATTGTTCGACCCGGCCACGGTCAGGCATGGCATCATCGTCTAAAGTTTTAGTACCGACAGGTGCCGGGGTTAAATCTAAAAAAATGGTGGGTTGCCGAACGGCCATCGTGCCGTCAAGATTGGTTTGAACTACAAAAAGACGCCGGTGAAGAATATTCCCACACCCATCACGGATCGCTGCTGAGAAAACATCCAATCGACTGGGCTCTTTATGGTGAAGATCAAAGAACACCGCACCCCGTCGAAGGTCATTCTGCACCTGATCCAGGACATCTTCTCTGACGCACTCAAATAAGGGGTGTCCCGGTGTTATCCACTCCAGGGTAGGATCATCGGTGAGGAGATTCTTATCAAAGACAATTTGTTTGTATTCTCGTCCCAGTTTGCCGAAACGTGCCTCAATCCGCTCGCCCACTGGCCAGAGCGTCCGGGGAATACGGCCGATTCGATAAATGTGTGAGTCTTTCTTTCCCATCTCTTTTCCCTTAGGGGAAGCAGCCTGGGATGTAAGGACCTTGGGATGTACGCCGACCAAAGGACCGGATTGAACAAAAAAATCCTCAATTACCTCGGGGACCAGCCGCCGCTCTTTCGCTTCTGCGGATTTTCCTACTATAGCTGAGAGATTCAGCTCTCGCTTGGCCAGTCCTTCCAGGGTGGAATGAGTGATCCTCCGGAACCGCTCAATATCTACCTGCTCAACAATACGATCCTTAATGACTTCCTCGGTAAGGTTATGAGCATACATATCACGGAGCATACGCTCAAGCTGATTCGAAGGAAAGACATCGCCGAGAACATTAAATATCTTGCCGGTACGCTTCGGATCAAGATCATCCTCAATACTTTTAATACGCTCAAACAGTTTGTGTAAAACACGGCCCTCGCGGGTATTGGTTGAAACGAAGTTAAAAATCAGGCAATCTTTTTCCTGACCGTAGCGGTGAATACGGCCCATGCGCTGCTCAAGGCGTACTGGATTCCAGGGGATATCGTAATTGATCATAAACCAGCAAAATTGCAGGTTTATACCTTCGCCTGCCGCTTCGGTGGCGACCATAATCTGGCTTTCCTCACGGAATTCACGCTCTGCATAGATACGGGTCCCCGGGGTATCCCGGTCGCCGATTTTCATGCCGCCATGAATCTGCGTGACCTCAAGTCCCCATTCACGCAGCTTTCCCAACGGGCGGTTATCTTTACCGTCACCAACCAGATAGTCGAGTGTATCTTTATGTTCAGTAAAGATGAGAAGTTTCATCTTCGGGTCATGAAATATCCCCTGTTTGGTAATGACTTCCTTGAGCTTTACCAGTTTGGATTCAATTTCCCTTTGCTCTAAAAGATATGCCTGGTCAATGAGTTTGGCGAGCTGCAAAATCTCTTCCTTGAGCGCAGGAGGATCGACCGATGCAACCACATTCTCTAATTGGGTAATGATTTCCTGTTGTTCATCTTCCGGAAGGTCATCGAAATCATCAGGAACTTTTTTGAGGATTTGTTCTTTTCGGTAGCCATCAGGATCAGCCAGGATCTTTTCTCGCTTGGCTTTCATACGCTCAAGGCTTCGGCGAACGGCATAAATGCTGGAAGCAAACCGGCGTTGCAGCATAGCCATAGTAAAGCCAAGTGCACGGCCGCGGGCTGAGTCATCTGCC is a window encoding:
- a CDS encoding DUF499 domain-containing protein, which encodes MNLRPWYKVVTPREDLCEGKPLDAAEFAVHLDQVRDGRAPGVYQNPRQFFERTYLTQNLTALASEALRRLSGERTEASAVFNMATQFGGGKTHALTLLYHLAQSGPDANSWPGVNKILSKAGINSVPRAATAVFVGTEFDSLTGRGGHDGRPIRKTPWGEIAYQLGGEEAFALVAEHEKQMIAPAGDVIRRILPQDRPCLILMDELMNYVSRNRKSGLSVQFYDFLHNLSETARGEKTIVLVVSVPASEELEMTVEDKLDYERIKKMLDRLGKAVIMSAESETSEIIRRRLFEWELQAVGSDGKVLLSRDAKQTCSEYAEWIVDHRLQIPSWFPVDHAREAFEATYPFHPVLLSVFERKWQALPRFQQTRGILRLLAIWVSRAYQEGYKRTYGDSLIGLGSAPLDDSMLFRPALLEQLGGDLKQFETAVTTDICGKQDSHAVRLDKEAVDTIKKACLHKKAATAIFFESNGGQMKAEATVPEIRIAVAEPGLDIGNVETVLEALSNTCYFLCVERNKYRFSFLKNLNKILADRRASIQSSKIDERVRNEIQKVFTCGSNIVEQVFFPEKSIQIPDRPALTLIIVAPDQVMQDERKTTDWVDTMTREYGTSARTYKSALIWCIPDGASTIRDEARKALAWEDIRDEEESHRLDEGQRRQLFESHQKAQRDLRECVWRTYKNILFLGKDNTMRPIDLGLVHSSAADTIVTFILNRLRQEDEITEGYSPLKLIANWPPAFTEWSTKSVRDMFYASPQFPRLLKPEIIKDTIARGVSNGLLAYVGKTGMGDYNPFIYNKSLTAHEVEISDDMFIITKEVAETCLSTKKTSSSPDTPTPNYAWPPGPPVPPEPGNLSDFTGVQPRGGNATVTPSPLPRAGAARLAWTGDVQPQKWMNFYTKVLSKFAVGKGLKLTLKVEVAPDEGISEQKIEETKIALRELGLDDNIKIDD
- a CDS encoding DUF1156 domain-containing protein; the encoded protein is MNRYPKRLIEVDLPIKRISENARREKSIRHGHISTLHIWWARRPLAACRAVICAALWPDPADPLCPDSFREAAKEWIRKWANNYRALLSPESLKRFIGFQKNPDKFNDNLELRYALLDFIADFSNWDNSTRGEYLETSRALTQTAHEALGGMPGTKPLVVDPFAGGGSIPLEALRVGADAFASDLNPVAVLLNKVVLEYIPKYGQQLANEVRKWGEWIKKEAEKELAEFYPKDPDGATPIAYLWARTIRCEGPGCGAEVPLIRSLWLAKKGSRSVALRMVPNQREKRVDFEIIQNAKAQDIKDGTVRRGSATCPCCGFTTQVDSVRRQLKERKGGTADAVLLCIVTTRVGQQGRFYRLPNDYDIKILKNAAQELKQRDKAHVGQLSLLPNEPVNPLPHSVNRVPLYGMETWGDVFTPRQALMLSTFSRLVHKAGEKVATNHEKGLASAIQSLLALVLDKQADLGNSLNAWEPIAQCPRHLFGRQAIPMVWDFAEGVPLSISSGSFKVFFDTLVKTLSNIGCNWSVGQIECSSATAHPLPDSAAQCFFTDPPYYDMISYADLSDFFYVWLRRTLNGKQWESPLTPKAEEIIVEPTPVESVGIKDVNFYLKKMTQAMSEGQRILSPGGIGVVVFAHKSTSGWEAQLQAMMDAGWIITGSWPIDTEMATKVAGIGQSRLMSSVHLVCRPRQKLNDLLHPADIGDWRDILAELPTRIHEWMPRLSAEGVVGADAIFACLGPALEIFSRYSRVEKASGEQVTLREYLEHVWATVSREALNMIFKGADATGFEEDARLTAMWLWTLSTGVNGNGNGNGNGKAKSVPNERQEDDTEDEESPATGIKVSGFVLEYDAARKIAQGLGAHLEHLTSIVEVKGDKARLMPVSERTRHLFGKDEDKAPQAKKQKKKTRQLALFVTLDEVEEESGGWGEKNVPKLGITILDRIHQSMILFAAGRGEALKRFLVEKGVGRDQRFWRLAQALSALYPAHCDEKRWVDGVLARKKGLGF
- a CDS encoding HepT-like ribonuclease domain-containing protein gives rise to the protein MKQNLPYLKHILDETKFLLHETSGFTYEDFISHELLKRGCTRSLEIIGEAVKSLSHDFKKRYTDIQWKKIAGMRDKIIHYYFGVNWDIVWDAIQDKIPELKEKIEKIIEELEK
- a CDS encoding nucleotidyltransferase family protein; translation: MKSKELTEEGILIALREHSDILRKYKVKRIGLFGSYARGEQKENSDIDFLIEFETPSFDNFMDLAFYLEDLFGRKIELITKGSLSPYIQPHVEKEIKWL
- a CDS encoding DUF3883 domain-containing protein, encoding MIIQGPILPEPVQVITTIPMGECIKLIGKGMKSGQVYEPVLSPEQLATLETTPEKEPFDGDASRFRLGIEAIRLALAYEYDPYFTLSIARVDPLPHQLEAVYDYFLKLPRIRFLLADDPGAGKTIMAGLLIKELKIRGLIKRTLIVTPANLSFQWQREMKDKFREQFEIIRGEILRANYGSNPWQERNQVITSVSWVSRIEDAKESLLRSHWDLIIVDEAHKMSAYSSDKKTLAYQLGESLSHMTDHYLLMTATPHKGDPKNFCLFLELLDNDVYGDVKSLEEAMKRREAPFYLRRVKEALVTFPDPDTKQVKALFSKRKVQTTEFQICEKEWDFYDNLTRYVEDQSIKAAADDSARGRALGFTMAMLQRRFASSIYAVRRSLERMKAKREKILADPDGYRKEQILKKVPDDFDDLPEDEQQEIITQLENVVASVDPPALKEEILQLAKLIDQAYLLEQREIESKLVKLKEVITKQGIFHDPKMKLLIFTEHKDTLDYLVGDGKDNRPLGKLREWGLEVTQIHGGMKIGDRDTPGTRIYAEREFREESQIMVATEAAGEGINLQFCWFMINYDIPWNPVRLEQRMGRIHRYGQEKDCLIFNFVSTNTREGRVLHKLFERIKSIEDDLDPKRTGKIFNVLGDVFPSNQLERMLRDMYAHNLTEEVIKDRIVEQVDIERFRRITHSTLEGLAKRELNLSAIVGKSAEAKERRLVPEVIEDFFVQSGPLVGVHPKVLTSQAASPKGKEMGKKDSHIYRIGRIPRTLWPVGERIEARFGKLGREYKQIVFDKNLLTDDPTLEWITPGHPLFECVREDVLDQVQNDLRRGAVFFDLHHKEPSRLDVFSAAIRDGCGNILHRRLFVVQTNLDGTMAVRQPTIFLDLTPAPVGTKTLDDDAMPDRGRVEQFLIEKALHPFLDEISAQREKEIETITRHMEISLNELIHRQNLRMAELLESQQSGETNPLLSANIKTTEDRIDILNARLERRREELQQERHCTISDIQHQGRAWVLPHPERSTPDIAPMVRDEEIERIAVQKAIAHEEARGWVVESVENEDRGFDLISRKLHPEDPKTATEVRFIEVKGRAAVGDVAMTTNEYKTAQRLREDYWLYVVFNCADMPEVHTIQDPVRLGWQPLVKIEHYHVGAKAILGEKNCKNE